A single genomic interval of Spirosoma linguale DSM 74 harbors:
- a CDS encoding conserved hypothetical protein (KEGG: dal:Dalk_2311 hypothetical protein): MSEKYKVRDQSKVYFVTFTVVQWVDVFTRRHYKDLVLDSIRYCIAEKGLELYAYCLMTNHLHMIVGTNKDPLQYIMRDMKRHTSRYLFPMIEEDSEESRRGWMCWIFKRAGLSNPANNVHQLWQQGFHPVELFTATVLQQKLDYIHYNPVEAGFVDEPEDYLYSSARNYAGRKGLIDVILL, from the coding sequence ATGAGCGAGAAATATAAAGTCAGGGACCAATCTAAAGTTTATTTCGTAACATTCACGGTTGTACAATGGGTAGATGTATTTACCCGCCGTCACTATAAAGACCTGGTTCTCGACAGTATACGCTACTGTATTGCTGAAAAGGGCCTTGAGCTTTATGCCTATTGCCTGATGACGAATCACCTGCACATGATTGTCGGGACAAACAAAGATCCCCTCCAATACATCATGCGGGATATGAAGCGACATACATCGAGGTATCTGTTTCCTATGATTGAAGAAGATAGTGAAGAAAGTAGGCGGGGCTGGATGTGCTGGATTTTCAAGCGGGCGGGCCTGTCGAATCCTGCTAATAATGTGCATCAGCTTTGGCAACAGGGCTTTCATCCCGTTGAGTTATTTACGGCAACTGTACTTCAGCAGAAGCTCGACTATATTCATTACAATCCTGTGGAAGCCGGGTTTGTGGACGAGCCGGAAGATTATCTGTACAGTAGCGCCCGTAATTACGCTGGTCGAAAAGGGTTGATTGATGTGATTTTGTTGTAA
- a CDS encoding ABC transporter related protein (PFAM: ABC transporter related~SMART: AAA ATPase~KEGG: cco:CCC13826_1257 macrolide export ATP- binding/permease protein MacB) has protein sequence MISNSWLLKRMIAELKEVGKEYKTGDQTIVALQPTTLRLNEGELMLIIGPSGSGKTTLLSMLGCVIYPSYGNLWVDGQHINKLSEKSLAALRLNTIGFVFQNFNLLAPLTAEENVLMPLQLQGVNKVEAHERTEQALKTVGMIDRRKNLPKQLSGGQQQRIAIARALVTNPKLVLCDEPTASLDKDSVAIVMRELRALADGGKSVAVVTHDPRLKSFAHRIVEVDNGFVKETSEFNDV, from the coding sequence ATGATAAGTAACTCCTGGCTACTAAAACGGATGATAGCAGAATTGAAAGAAGTGGGCAAAGAATACAAAACCGGCGATCAGACGATTGTCGCCCTGCAACCAACGACGCTCCGGTTAAACGAAGGTGAACTGATGCTCATCATTGGGCCGTCGGGTTCGGGTAAAACCACCCTGTTGTCGATGCTGGGGTGTGTTATCTACCCCAGTTACGGCAATCTTTGGGTCGATGGGCAGCACATCAATAAGCTCAGTGAAAAATCCCTGGCAGCCCTTCGGCTGAATACCATTGGCTTTGTTTTTCAGAATTTCAACCTGCTGGCTCCGCTCACCGCTGAGGAAAACGTGCTGATGCCGCTTCAGCTTCAGGGCGTTAATAAGGTCGAAGCCCATGAGCGTACCGAGCAGGCGCTCAAAACAGTGGGGATGATCGACCGCCGAAAAAACCTGCCTAAGCAACTCTCGGGCGGGCAGCAGCAACGCATCGCCATTGCCCGCGCGCTGGTGACCAATCCCAAACTGGTCTTATGCGATGAACCTACGGCCTCGCTCGACAAAGACTCGGTGGCTATCGTCATGCGCGAATTACGGGCGCTGGCCGATGGCGGCAAATCGGTAGCCGTTGTTACCCACGACCCGCGACTGAAATCGTTTGCCCATCGGATTGTGGAGGTCGATAACGGATTTGTTAAGGAAACAAGTGAATTCAATGACGTATAA
- a CDS encoding GCN5-related N-acetyltransferase (PFAM: GCN5-related N-acetyltransferase~KEGG: ara:Arad_3849 hypothetical protein) codes for MQFTFRNDQPDLALTILREVGQWLADNDRELWKVGTLTAENLLDEYTTGNLYVMYADREEGTGPEPAAVFILQWIDPLYWPDVPPNTSGFIHKLAIRRPFNGQNLFAAIIDFSRAECLKRGIKTLQLETDASRPKLMQFYERYGFQPTHRREMHEFGQSFTSQFYVMTF; via the coding sequence ATGCAATTTACCTTCAGAAACGACCAGCCCGACCTCGCCCTTACTATCCTCCGCGAAGTGGGCCAATGGCTCGCCGACAATGACCGCGAGCTCTGGAAAGTCGGTACCCTCACCGCCGAAAATCTGCTTGACGAATACACAACCGGCAACCTGTATGTCATGTATGCCGACCGCGAAGAGGGCACCGGTCCCGAACCGGCTGCAGTCTTTATCCTGCAATGGATAGATCCGCTCTACTGGCCCGATGTGCCACCCAATACGTCGGGCTTTATCCACAAACTGGCTATTCGCCGACCGTTCAACGGGCAAAACCTCTTTGCGGCTATTATCGACTTCAGCCGGGCCGAGTGCCTGAAGCGCGGCATTAAAACCCTGCAACTCGAAACTGATGCATCTAGACCCAAGCTGATGCAGTTTTACGAACGCTACGGTTTCCAGCCCACACATCGGCGGGAGATGCACGAGTTTGGCCAGTCGTTTACCAGTCAGTTTTACGTCATGACGTTTTAA
- a CDS encoding outer membrane efflux protein (PFAM: outer membrane efflux protein~KEGG: gsu:GSU2664 outer membrane efflux protein) encodes MKSLVAIVFFTLIFSLDGKAQPLTLDQALKQAQANRLELLNGQLQTQIAESDEARRRARWQPQLKAAADFRWNTQIQQSVIKNAPFANGQDVVLRFGTPIANVLNVQAEQKIYDAQSPIDRRINQVNVTAQQTTLEKTAVDIRQQVTEAYYQAVFNREKIRLSERARTRAQGYLEQAQTRFRAGTLLQTDFDRFALDLSNAELTYRNDQRDYSLSLDNLRYRINTTQAVEPADSLEALFTQFQEEATGSRLELKQEELSRQLNELNQQREQARLAPVVSAYGAYFAQQLADVFNPFQADTWYRYNYVGVQVSVPIFDGRQARINRQDYVRRAQVNQNTIQQLKNDFEYETRSAKNTLDQARENLAQTRKNIVQAQRILAVDRVRFDAGTLLLADFRNSKYSLQQAETNYLRSVYDALLGQLQLRKARGSL; translated from the coding sequence ATGAAGTCGCTAGTTGCTATAGTATTCTTTACACTCATTTTTTCGCTCGATGGGAAGGCGCAACCCCTTACGCTGGATCAGGCCCTTAAGCAGGCGCAGGCCAACCGGCTGGAGCTGCTGAACGGTCAGTTACAGACGCAGATTGCGGAGAGTGACGAGGCCCGCCGACGCGCCCGCTGGCAACCGCAACTGAAAGCCGCAGCCGATTTTCGGTGGAACACGCAAATTCAGCAAAGCGTCATAAAAAACGCGCCTTTTGCTAATGGGCAGGATGTAGTACTCCGGTTTGGGACGCCAATCGCCAACGTATTGAATGTGCAGGCCGAACAGAAAATCTACGACGCCCAATCGCCCATCGACCGCCGTATCAATCAGGTCAATGTAACGGCTCAGCAGACGACGCTGGAGAAAACCGCCGTCGACATACGACAGCAAGTGACCGAAGCCTACTATCAGGCCGTATTCAACCGCGAGAAAATCCGGCTGTCGGAGCGGGCCAGAACGCGGGCGCAGGGCTATCTGGAACAGGCGCAAACCCGCTTTCGGGCTGGAACACTCCTCCAAACGGATTTCGACCGGTTCGCGCTTGATCTGAGCAATGCCGAGCTTACCTACCGCAACGACCAGCGCGACTATTCGCTGAGTCTGGATAACCTCCGCTATCGGATCAACACGACCCAGGCCGTTGAACCGGCCGATTCGCTGGAAGCTTTGTTTACCCAGTTTCAGGAGGAAGCAACCGGGAGCCGGCTGGAACTGAAACAGGAAGAGCTGAGCCGTCAGCTCAATGAGTTGAATCAGCAACGGGAGCAGGCCCGGCTCGCACCCGTCGTGTCGGCATACGGGGCTTATTTTGCGCAGCAACTGGCCGATGTGTTCAATCCCTTTCAAGCCGATACCTGGTATCGTTACAATTATGTGGGTGTTCAGGTCAGCGTCCCGATTTTCGACGGGCGACAGGCGCGGATTAATCGGCAGGACTACGTACGTCGTGCTCAAGTGAACCAGAACACCATCCAGCAACTCAAAAACGACTTCGAGTACGAAACGCGTTCGGCTAAAAATACGTTGGATCAGGCCCGCGAAAACCTCGCCCAAACCCGGAAAAACATCGTACAGGCGCAACGCATACTGGCTGTCGACCGGGTTCGGTTTGATGCTGGTACGCTGTTGCTGGCTGACTTCCGAAACAGTAAATACAGCCTGCAACAGGCCGAGACGAACTACCTGCGCTCGGTATACGATGCCCTGTTAGGTCAGTTGCAGTTGCGGAAGGCCAGAGGCAGTTTGTAG
- a CDS encoding secretion protein HlyD family protein (PFAM: secretion protein HlyD family protein~KEGG: ccs:CCNA_02174 multidrug resistance efflux pump) produces the protein MNDTLRKPTVSGVNAKCEKACLVIFCLLTASLALFSCGDKKQKAEAQQDSVRTAQTARQIAEVLGVAVIEPTARISKLAAETDGLVKTVNVDIGQQVKKGQVLLTMDNAVESAQLQQATVKMKTQQDAIETARQNVQTLRVQLQKAEADLKRNETLFAGNALTRKELDDSRYDVQNLQQQIRASEAQVKQAQGRIAELRADSEYASTVAGLKTVKAPADGTLLSLDAKIGQYLSSNQSIGDFAPAGPLVAVTEIDELFALKVKVGQKAYIRQQGSSDRLTTGTVVLASPYLRKKSLFSDNASNLEDRRVREVRVRLDDPGKVIIGARVECLINVN, from the coding sequence ATGAACGATACACTACGTAAACCTACCGTCAGCGGTGTAAACGCAAAGTGCGAAAAAGCCTGTTTGGTGATTTTTTGCCTCCTGACGGCCAGCCTTGCGCTGTTTTCCTGCGGGGATAAAAAGCAGAAAGCCGAGGCTCAGCAGGACTCGGTCCGAACGGCGCAAACGGCCCGGCAAATTGCCGAAGTGCTGGGTGTGGCCGTAATCGAGCCAACTGCCCGCATCAGCAAACTGGCCGCCGAAACCGATGGGCTTGTTAAAACAGTGAACGTCGACATTGGGCAGCAGGTCAAAAAAGGACAGGTGCTCCTGACGATGGATAACGCCGTGGAATCGGCTCAGCTTCAGCAGGCGACCGTTAAAATGAAGACGCAGCAGGACGCTATTGAAACAGCCCGGCAAAATGTACAGACGCTTCGGGTGCAGCTTCAGAAAGCCGAAGCCGACCTGAAACGGAACGAAACGTTATTTGCTGGTAATGCCCTCACCCGAAAAGAACTCGATGATTCACGCTACGATGTACAAAACCTGCAACAGCAGATTCGGGCGTCGGAAGCGCAGGTGAAACAGGCACAGGGGCGCATTGCCGAGCTGCGGGCCGATAGCGAGTATGCCAGCACAGTAGCTGGGCTGAAAACGGTAAAGGCACCCGCCGATGGTACCTTGTTGAGCCTGGATGCCAAAATAGGACAGTACCTGAGCAGTAACCAGTCCATCGGCGATTTCGCCCCCGCTGGCCCATTGGTGGCGGTGACGGAAATCGACGAACTGTTTGCGCTAAAGGTAAAGGTCGGTCAAAAGGCATACATCCGCCAGCAGGGTAGCAGCGACCGCCTGACGACCGGTACCGTCGTATTGGCATCGCCCTACTTACGTAAGAAATCGCTCTTTTCCGATAACGCGTCGAACCTCGAAGACCGGCGCGTTCGCGAAGTGCGCGTCCGGCTGGACGATCCCGGTAAGGTAATCATTGGGGCGCGGGTCGAATGCCTCATTAACGTCAACTAA
- a CDS encoding transcriptional regulator, MarR family (SMART: regulatory protein MarR~KEGG: ppg:PputGB1_3581 MarR family transcriptional regulator): MDKGEQNVIELVNQWAAYSAVTPDATLAGFCLHFLTDQLHESATNGAIPTVDDDNLHNDQWKESLSDTVQQPMIPIRPEARLAALVGRLSKYAYFYSKKAMQSLDVKGMDDPVYLLVVLQMGTPKKSEVIYEMMAEFASGTDIINRHIRMEYLEEFPDEQDRRSKRLRLTPKGLAIIQECFPIMNQVADVAFGSLTDGEKAILVQILDKLDRYHTDHYKQSRNSEFNEVYERMVG, translated from the coding sequence ATGGATAAAGGGGAGCAAAACGTTATTGAGTTAGTAAATCAATGGGCCGCTTATAGTGCCGTCACGCCAGATGCCACGCTGGCGGGTTTCTGTCTGCATTTTCTGACCGATCAGTTGCATGAATCGGCAACAAACGGGGCGATTCCTACCGTCGATGACGACAACTTGCACAACGACCAATGGAAAGAGAGCCTCAGCGATACGGTACAGCAGCCGATGATACCCATTCGGCCCGAAGCCCGATTAGCAGCATTGGTCGGCAGGCTATCAAAATATGCTTATTTCTACTCTAAAAAGGCCATGCAGTCACTGGATGTCAAAGGCATGGACGATCCGGTTTATCTGCTTGTCGTGTTACAGATGGGTACGCCTAAAAAGAGCGAAGTGATCTATGAAATGATGGCGGAGTTCGCGTCGGGTACCGATATTATCAACCGGCACATCCGGATGGAATACCTCGAAGAGTTCCCCGACGAACAGGATCGCCGGTCCAAACGCCTGCGTTTAACACCAAAAGGGCTGGCTATTATTCAGGAATGTTTCCCCATCATGAATCAGGTAGCCGATGTTGCCTTCGGTTCATTGACAGACGGTGAGAAGGCCATTCTGGTACAGATTCTTGACAAACTCGACCGCTATCATACCGACCATTACAAACAAAGTCGGAATAGTGAATTCAACGAGGTATATGAACGCATGGTAGGGTAA
- a CDS encoding protein of unknown function DUF214 (PFAM: protein of unknown function DUF214~KEGG: dvl:Dvul_3083 hypothetical protein), whose translation MLQTAFSFLKYDRAKSIGTMVGITLSVFLVGQQTGVFLFLTNSIINVVSSNRQYIWIVDESTTDANKTVPLDVRIGREVASIAGVKQVHEVVISAGSVKRLNGKTAGLSLIGVQAPAYVGMWNVESGTSPSLLLTEGALFMDVFSENLKDVKIGEAFELNGKRVYKAGQTRGTQGLGIDYAFTTIERARSLTGFSPDKVSFFLVEAQPNVDKVQLVNRINAAIPGIRAWTGEAFSESTFTRAVVSGGFAATFGFLIVFAIIAGFVIIGLTLYSAANERIQDYGTLKAIGATNRYIARLILLQAMILAVIGYGIGRLFVEGFRLLLLSIGSNFSFSVWLEVGFISVTLFIAVGGSLFAIRRITSLEPASVFRR comes from the coding sequence ATGCTTCAAACGGCATTCAGCTTTCTGAAATATGACAGAGCCAAGTCGATTGGAACGATGGTTGGCATTACCCTGTCGGTGTTTCTGGTTGGCCAGCAAACGGGCGTGTTTCTGTTTCTGACCAACTCCATTATCAACGTGGTCAGCAGCAACCGGCAATACATCTGGATCGTCGATGAAAGTACCACCGACGCTAATAAGACTGTTCCGCTGGATGTGCGGATCGGGCGGGAGGTGGCCAGTATTGCCGGGGTAAAGCAGGTACATGAAGTGGTTATATCAGCGGGGTCTGTGAAGCGGCTCAATGGGAAAACCGCCGGTCTTTCGCTCATCGGTGTGCAGGCACCCGCCTATGTCGGGATGTGGAATGTCGAATCGGGAACCTCGCCCAGCCTACTTCTGACCGAAGGGGCCTTGTTTATGGACGTTTTTTCGGAGAACCTGAAAGACGTGAAAATAGGAGAGGCTTTCGAACTGAACGGCAAACGGGTATACAAAGCCGGGCAAACCCGCGGTACGCAGGGGCTGGGTATCGACTATGCGTTTACGACCATCGAACGCGCCCGAAGCCTGACGGGCTTTTCTCCCGACAAGGTCAGCTTCTTTCTGGTAGAGGCACAGCCTAATGTAGATAAGGTACAACTGGTAAACCGTATCAACGCAGCCATTCCGGGTATCCGGGCCTGGACGGGCGAAGCCTTCTCGGAAAGCACGTTTACACGGGCTGTGGTATCGGGTGGTTTTGCCGCCACGTTCGGCTTCCTGATTGTGTTTGCCATCATCGCCGGGTTTGTTATCATCGGGCTTACGCTGTATTCGGCGGCCAACGAACGAATCCAGGACTACGGTACCCTGAAAGCCATCGGGGCAACGAACCGCTACATCGCCCGGCTTATTCTGCTTCAGGCCATGATACTAGCGGTTATTGGTTACGGGATCGGGCGGTTATTTGTCGAGGGGTTTCGTTTACTGCTGTTGTCAATCGGGTCCAACTTCAGCTTTTCTGTCTGGCTCGAAGTGGGCTTTATCAGCGTTACCCTTTTCATTGCGGTGGGCGGCAGTTTGTTCGCCATTCGACGTATCACATCGCTGGAGCCTGCATCGGTATTCAGGCGGTGA
- a CDS encoding transposase IS200-like protein (KEGG: apa:APP7_2109 transposase IS200-like protein): MSYRQILYHIVFGTKYRNPTITHAHCEELYKYIWGVIKNQKGTLFRINGVEDHIHILSDLHPSVALANFVKDIKVASSLWMKASGLFPDFEGWAEGYGAFTYSIKERDRVINYIKKQKEHHKKITFNDEYKSLLDEHGIAYDENHLFP, translated from the coding sequence ATGAGTTACCGACAGATTTTATACCACATCGTATTCGGCACTAAATACAGAAACCCAACCATCACCCATGCACACTGTGAGGAGCTGTACAAATACATTTGGGGCGTCATAAAGAACCAGAAAGGCACCCTGTTCAGAATAAACGGTGTAGAAGACCACATCCACATTCTCAGTGACCTGCATCCTTCCGTAGCGTTAGCTAATTTTGTCAAAGACATCAAAGTAGCCAGTTCGCTATGGATGAAAGCTAGTGGGCTATTCCCTGATTTTGAGGGATGGGCCGAAGGATATGGCGCGTTTACATACTCGATCAAAGAGCGTGACCGTGTTATTAACTACATCAAAAAGCAGAAAGAACACCACAAAAAAATAACGTTCAACGATGAATACAAGAGCCTGCTGGACGAACACGGCATAGCGTACGACGAAAACCACCTATTTCCCTAA
- a CDS encoding major facilitator superfamily MFS_1 (PFAM: major facilitator superfamily MFS_1~KEGG: scl:sce5845 major facilitator superfamily permease), producing MANRQLLHIYAIIFIDVIVGSAVGPILPEFVKGLERPQLWLAVGTALFLGMQLFSAPLLGKLSDGYGRRPIFIISAIGTFLADCLLLPVRVGYYFANRVSDGTTNGMYATVRSAITDISPKESLFKNLGIEGAIISLGFVIGPAVSGLLLTTFDVVQGDQARVVAIMAVTLSSVNMILSWTLRETHPNPPGITTAALKMELANSLDVHTLWTRLLAKDRQYPGLKILVMMQLALTLSTGYYFYFVTFASFGALQMDAKAISYFFMYFGGLSVVISYVFYGYIADRINQRLGIFWFALLGAPILGSYGLVGTSVLWLYILVTVDCLTFSLIQGLIEGLMAQLTSDEDRGEIFGINQALQGVASFVTTVIFGALSLIDLRLPFAWFGTCLAVVAWLAWQRKR from the coding sequence GTGGCCAACCGTCAACTGCTTCATATTTACGCCATCATTTTCATTGATGTCATTGTCGGCTCGGCGGTCGGCCCTATTTTGCCGGAGTTCGTAAAAGGGCTGGAACGGCCTCAACTCTGGCTGGCCGTTGGTACGGCGCTTTTCCTGGGCATGCAGTTGTTTTCGGCCCCACTATTAGGCAAGCTTTCCGATGGCTACGGACGCAGACCTATCTTTATCATTTCGGCCATTGGCACCTTCCTGGCCGACTGCCTGCTGCTGCCCGTTCGCGTCGGTTATTACTTTGCGAATCGGGTGAGTGATGGCACAACGAATGGCATGTATGCCACGGTACGGTCGGCGATCACGGACATTTCACCCAAGGAAAGTCTGTTCAAAAACCTCGGCATTGAAGGCGCGATCATCTCGCTCGGGTTCGTCATTGGTCCGGCGGTATCGGGCCTGTTGCTGACGACCTTCGATGTGGTCCAGGGCGATCAGGCGCGGGTGGTGGCGATCATGGCCGTCACCTTATCGAGCGTGAACATGATCCTGAGCTGGACACTCCGCGAAACTCATCCCAATCCGCCCGGCATTACCACAGCCGCCCTGAAAATGGAGCTGGCCAACTCGCTGGATGTACATACCCTCTGGACCAGGTTGTTAGCTAAAGACAGGCAGTATCCGGGTCTGAAGATACTGGTTATGATGCAACTGGCACTCACGCTCAGCACCGGTTACTATTTCTACTTCGTCACCTTCGCCAGCTTCGGCGCGTTGCAGATGGACGCCAAGGCTATTTCCTATTTCTTTATGTATTTCGGAGGACTGAGTGTCGTGATCAGCTATGTCTTTTACGGCTACATAGCAGACCGGATCAACCAGCGACTGGGCATTTTCTGGTTCGCGCTGCTGGGAGCACCGATATTAGGCAGTTACGGCCTCGTAGGAACCTCTGTTCTGTGGCTGTACATCTTGGTTACGGTCGACTGCCTGACGTTTTCTCTTATTCAGGGCCTGATTGAAGGACTAATGGCCCAACTAACATCGGACGAAGACCGGGGCGAAATCTTCGGCATCAACCAGGCCTTGCAGGGCGTAGCCAGCTTTGTGACAACCGTGATATTTGGCGCTTTATCGTTAATTGACTTACGACTACCCTTCGCCTGGTTCGGTACTTGCCTGGCGGTTGTTGCCTGGCTGGCGTGGCAACGGAAGCGTTGA